The Miscanthus floridulus cultivar M001 chromosome 7, ASM1932011v1, whole genome shotgun sequence genome includes a region encoding these proteins:
- the LOC136466979 gene encoding transcription factor bHLH68-like isoform X2: MDRGVVHKSSAALVREMGEAGHGHGWWSMNNLMRLPFEQQHHPSLFMPSTTTTTTGTAAAAVPSPSSSSALHSFSSLLLSNHYPLPTTTSTSPPWQDDSSTTSSHGQQDSWIQILQGGLSSTSSKESQMGFPTTICSEAGGSSGSYVYGAAAASGHGSSTSDVEIQFPWGSSVLQQNKQHASWQQQKASSPRSSSITTTTTTSLGSNMLGFSNNSSSSPRECISTASGSAFKKARTQEPSPAQSTVKVRKEKIGDRITALHQLVSPFGKTDTASVLLEAIGYIRFLHGQIEALSSPYVGGSNGGGGGSKHQQQLHEASAHGERHSIFPEDPGQDESCDEGKKDLRSRGLCLVPVSCTVDVGVDVVAGPGDYWAAAAPAFGMGFGG, from the exons ATGGATAGGGGAGTCGTCCACAAATCATCGGCGGCTCTAGTGCGCGAGATGGGGGAGGCAGGCCATGGCCATGGATGGTGGAGCATGAATAATTTGATGAGGCTCCCCTTTGAGCAGCAGCACCACCCTTCTCTTTTCATgccgtccaccaccaccaccaccaccggtaccgctgccgctgccgtgccctctccttcttcttcgtcAGCTCTCCATTCCTTCTCCTCGCTGCTGCTCTCGAATCACTACCCGCTGCCTACCACGACCAGCACGTCGCCGCCGTGGCAGGATGACAGCAGCACCACCAGCAGCCATGGCCAGCAGGATTCATGGATCCAGATCCTACA AGGTGGATTGTCAAGTACTAGTAGTAAGGAAAGCCAGATGGGGTTTCCAACTACGATTTGTTCAGAAGCTGGAGGGAGCAGCGGCAGCTACGTCTACGGTGCCGCAGCGGCTAGCGGCCATGGGAGCAGCACAAGTGATGTCGAGATCCAATTTCCATGGGGAAGCAGCGTCCTCCAGCAGAACAAGCAGCACGCCTCCTGGCAGCAGCAGAAAGCTTCCTCTCCTAGGTCTTCTTCCATAACCACAACGACGACGACCTCCCTCGGAAGCAACATGCTGGGGTTCTCCAACAACAGCAGCAGTTCACCACGTGAG TGCATCAGCACAGCATCTGGATCAGCTTTCAAGAAGGCTAGGACCCAAGAACCCTCCCCGGCTCAATCTACTGTGAag GTGAGGAAGGAGAAGATaggggatcgaataactgctctCCACCAGCTTGTCTCCCCGTTTGGAAAG ACTGACACAGCGTCTGTACTCCTTGAAGCCATTGGGTACATCAGATTCCTCCATGGTCAAATTGAG GCTCTGAGCTCGCCGTACGTGGGCGGCAGCAATGGAGGTGGGGGCGGCTCcaagcatcagcagcagctccacGAGGCTAGT GCGCACGGAGAAAGGCACAGCATATTTCCAGAAGACCCTGGCCAG GATGAAAGCTGTGATGAAGGGAAGAAGGACCTGAGAAGCAGGGGCTTGTGCCTCGTCCCGGTGAGCTGCACGGTGGACGTGGGTGTGGACGTGGTCGCTGGCCCCGGAGACTACTGGGCGGCAGCCGCGCCGGCTTTCGGCATGGGGTTCGGTGGGTAG
- the LOC136466979 gene encoding transcription factor bHLH68-like isoform X3, translated as MDRGVVHKSSAALVREMGEAGHGHGWWSMNNLMRLPFEQQHHPSLFMPSTTTTTTGTAAAAVPSPSSSSALHSFSSLLLSNHYPLPTTTSTSPPWQDDSSTTSSHGQQDSWIQILQGGLSSTSSKESQMGFPTTICSEAGGSSGSYVYGAAAASGHGSSTSDVEIQFPWGSSVLQQNKQHASWQQQKASSPRSSSITTTTTTSLGSNMLGFSNNSSSSPRECISTASGSAFKKARTQEPSPAQSTVKVRKEKIGDRITALHQLVSPFGKALSSPYVGGSNGGGGGSKHQQQLHEASAHGERHSIFPEDPGQLPHDSAIKKRLLPDEQDESCDEGKKDLRSRGLCLVPVSCTVDVGVDVVAGPGDYWAAAAPAFGMGFGG; from the exons ATGGATAGGGGAGTCGTCCACAAATCATCGGCGGCTCTAGTGCGCGAGATGGGGGAGGCAGGCCATGGCCATGGATGGTGGAGCATGAATAATTTGATGAGGCTCCCCTTTGAGCAGCAGCACCACCCTTCTCTTTTCATgccgtccaccaccaccaccaccaccggtaccgctgccgctgccgtgccctctccttcttcttcgtcAGCTCTCCATTCCTTCTCCTCGCTGCTGCTCTCGAATCACTACCCGCTGCCTACCACGACCAGCACGTCGCCGCCGTGGCAGGATGACAGCAGCACCACCAGCAGCCATGGCCAGCAGGATTCATGGATCCAGATCCTACA AGGTGGATTGTCAAGTACTAGTAGTAAGGAAAGCCAGATGGGGTTTCCAACTACGATTTGTTCAGAAGCTGGAGGGAGCAGCGGCAGCTACGTCTACGGTGCCGCAGCGGCTAGCGGCCATGGGAGCAGCACAAGTGATGTCGAGATCCAATTTCCATGGGGAAGCAGCGTCCTCCAGCAGAACAAGCAGCACGCCTCCTGGCAGCAGCAGAAAGCTTCCTCTCCTAGGTCTTCTTCCATAACCACAACGACGACGACCTCCCTCGGAAGCAACATGCTGGGGTTCTCCAACAACAGCAGCAGTTCACCACGTGAG TGCATCAGCACAGCATCTGGATCAGCTTTCAAGAAGGCTAGGACCCAAGAACCCTCCCCGGCTCAATCTACTGTGAag GTGAGGAAGGAGAAGATaggggatcgaataactgctctCCACCAGCTTGTCTCCCCGTTTGGAAAG GCTCTGAGCTCGCCGTACGTGGGCGGCAGCAATGGAGGTGGGGGCGGCTCcaagcatcagcagcagctccacGAGGCTAGT GCGCACGGAGAAAGGCACAGCATATTTCCAGAAGACCCTGGCCAG CTCCCGCATGACAGTGCAATAAAGAAGCGACTACTGCCTGATGAGCAG GATGAAAGCTGTGATGAAGGGAAGAAGGACCTGAGAAGCAGGGGCTTGTGCCTCGTCCCGGTGAGCTGCACGGTGGACGTGGGTGTGGACGTGGTCGCTGGCCCCGGAGACTACTGGGCGGCAGCCGCGCCGGCTTTCGGCATGGGGTTCGGTGGGTAG
- the LOC136466979 gene encoding transcription factor bHLH68-like isoform X1 encodes MDRGVVHKSSAALVREMGEAGHGHGWWSMNNLMRLPFEQQHHPSLFMPSTTTTTTGTAAAAVPSPSSSSALHSFSSLLLSNHYPLPTTTSTSPPWQDDSSTTSSHGQQDSWIQILQGGLSSTSSKESQMGFPTTICSEAGGSSGSYVYGAAAASGHGSSTSDVEIQFPWGSSVLQQNKQHASWQQQKASSPRSSSITTTTTTSLGSNMLGFSNNSSSSPRECISTASGSAFKKARTQEPSPAQSTVKVRKEKIGDRITALHQLVSPFGKTDTASVLLEAIGYIRFLHGQIEALSSPYVGGSNGGGGGSKHQQQLHEASAHGERHSIFPEDPGQLPHDSAIKKRLLPDEQDESCDEGKKDLRSRGLCLVPVSCTVDVGVDVVAGPGDYWAAAAPAFGMGFGG; translated from the exons ATGGATAGGGGAGTCGTCCACAAATCATCGGCGGCTCTAGTGCGCGAGATGGGGGAGGCAGGCCATGGCCATGGATGGTGGAGCATGAATAATTTGATGAGGCTCCCCTTTGAGCAGCAGCACCACCCTTCTCTTTTCATgccgtccaccaccaccaccaccaccggtaccgctgccgctgccgtgccctctccttcttcttcgtcAGCTCTCCATTCCTTCTCCTCGCTGCTGCTCTCGAATCACTACCCGCTGCCTACCACGACCAGCACGTCGCCGCCGTGGCAGGATGACAGCAGCACCACCAGCAGCCATGGCCAGCAGGATTCATGGATCCAGATCCTACA AGGTGGATTGTCAAGTACTAGTAGTAAGGAAAGCCAGATGGGGTTTCCAACTACGATTTGTTCAGAAGCTGGAGGGAGCAGCGGCAGCTACGTCTACGGTGCCGCAGCGGCTAGCGGCCATGGGAGCAGCACAAGTGATGTCGAGATCCAATTTCCATGGGGAAGCAGCGTCCTCCAGCAGAACAAGCAGCACGCCTCCTGGCAGCAGCAGAAAGCTTCCTCTCCTAGGTCTTCTTCCATAACCACAACGACGACGACCTCCCTCGGAAGCAACATGCTGGGGTTCTCCAACAACAGCAGCAGTTCACCACGTGAG TGCATCAGCACAGCATCTGGATCAGCTTTCAAGAAGGCTAGGACCCAAGAACCCTCCCCGGCTCAATCTACTGTGAag GTGAGGAAGGAGAAGATaggggatcgaataactgctctCCACCAGCTTGTCTCCCCGTTTGGAAAG ACTGACACAGCGTCTGTACTCCTTGAAGCCATTGGGTACATCAGATTCCTCCATGGTCAAATTGAG GCTCTGAGCTCGCCGTACGTGGGCGGCAGCAATGGAGGTGGGGGCGGCTCcaagcatcagcagcagctccacGAGGCTAGT GCGCACGGAGAAAGGCACAGCATATTTCCAGAAGACCCTGGCCAG CTCCCGCATGACAGTGCAATAAAGAAGCGACTACTGCCTGATGAGCAG GATGAAAGCTGTGATGAAGGGAAGAAGGACCTGAGAAGCAGGGGCTTGTGCCTCGTCCCGGTGAGCTGCACGGTGGACGTGGGTGTGGACGTGGTCGCTGGCCCCGGAGACTACTGGGCGGCAGCCGCGCCGGCTTTCGGCATGGGGTTCGGTGGGTAG